Within Anopheles nili chromosome 3, idAnoNiliSN_F5_01, whole genome shotgun sequence, the genomic segment TCGCCGAGATATAATGTTTTGTCACTTGAACCAGACACGATGATTGGTTCCGTAGGATGAAAATCGATATCATTTACACTTCCATTGTGACCCGGTAGTTTGTACAAGATACGCCTCGAGGTTGTGTCCCACACGTACACGAATCTGTCTGCTGAACCAGCGCTGATTTTTAATCCATCCGGAGACCAAGCGCATCTAAGCAAATTTTTCTCAAAATTATGCTGATGTCCGGTAAATACCTTCACGCAACGTTCTCCGGCTACGTAAGGGCGAATATCCCAAATTCGTAACGTATTGTCCATTGAATTGCTGAGAACGTACGAACCGTCTGGAGAGAGTGACAATCCGGTCACAGTATCTGTGTGACCACGCAGACGATAAACAATCTCTTTCTTGCGTATGTCCCAAACCTTGATCTCGTTATCGATACCACCTGAAACAACTTGTTCGGCTGTATCGTTGAAGCACACCGCAGTCACTTGATAGTTGTTATCAAGCGTACTCACGACGTGTCTTTTTCGGGCGTCCCAAATTTTGATCGAACAATCATCAGAACCCGAAACGATTAGTGTAGGTCCACGACGTGCACCACTGCAGCTGTTTACAAAATGTGCATGACCCTTCAACTTGCGTATACGAGTACATGTTGGTACATCCCAAACGCCAATAACTTTGTCCGTAGCACAACTGTAGATGTTGGAACCATCTGGCGAGAAATGTGCTTCCATCACAGCTCCTGAATGGCCACTCAACACGCCAACGTTTTCACACTCATCGTAAACCTTCCAGAGAACTAaaatttcatatttaatttGTACAAGAATCTCAAACTGTCAATACTTTAAAACTTACATATTTGACGGTCAAATCCGGTGGATAGCAGGTGTTCTCCTTCGGGATGAAATTCTGTAGAAAATATCTCACCACCATGTCCTTCCAATAGCATAATGGGACCCAGTAAGCCGGATGTACGTTCTACATTCTGAAACGATAAATTTTAGATTTATAcatttgcagaaaacaaagcaGCTCCGAGAGTGGTGTTTCTGTTTCTATTCATACCCGCTCAAGAAGTTGCTTGTCTTTGGCTGTGTAGGACACGATATCTGTGCGAGATTTTTTCGCATTTGATGCAGGAACTAACGCGTCGGATGGCCGCTTAATGGCAGTGGAATTCATTTTTACGTTTTaatgtttgaaacaaataACACCGCACCGTAGTTTGATCACTTGCTAGCAATTCGGCGTCCTCAGTTTGTTGTGACAATTCAATCTGTCATTCTTTGTGCTGACATTTGTTCTTCCGCACGCGTTTGGTGGTGTACAGAGTTGCAGTGCAGAAAATTCGGATAATTTTCATTGATAATTTCAAAGTAACCATTGAATTTAAcaagaaatagaaaattaaCAATCCAACGATGGTTGTAAAGCCAAATATGGTCGCCAGAAAGCCGCAAGGACAGGCTTATAAGGATAAAAGCAAACCGGCTGACATCCGATTGAGCAACATCAATGCTGCCAAAGGTGGGTGTAAAAtagatcgaaaaaaaaggaatataaatcgaatgaaaagtaCCACTAATCTCACATGGCAAATAATCTGAAGAATTTGGTATAGAATAGAATAATATGAAGTTGACtaattcaaatttttgttCTGCAATTTGTCGTGTTCAACTATCAACTATTTGTACGCCATATTTTCTATCATTCGTGATTGCAAAAGTACTATGAAACATATAAGtaaagtgaaaataaacacatttttaatattattttatcactTTCAATATAAAATTCAGCTTATATGAGGTATAGCATTTGTTTGAACTGAAAAATTAGAAGATAATAGCGGTATTTTCAATACATAACCTCAATGTGTAAATGAGTCATATGATCTATACGCTATGGTGTCTGGAACATTTCTAAATACAATTAATTCTCTCATATTGCTTTATAGCCGTTTCCGATGCTATTCGTACAAGCTTGGGTCCACGTGGTATGGACAAAATTGTAAGTATTATCAGTAAGCATGATTTCAAATAATGATTTGCCTTACCtacttattttattgtttaataTAAAGATTCAAGCTTCGAATGGTGAAGTAACTATTACAAACGATGGAGCAACGATTTTGAAACAGATGAATGTTATTCATCCTGCGGCTAAAATGTTAGTAGAACTGTCCCGGGCTCAAGATGTTGAAGCCGGAGATGGCACAACATCCGTTGTGGTCGTCGCGGGATCCTTGTTAGAGGCAGTAGAAAAGTTGCTGCAGATGGGCATCCATCCGACTGCTATATCGGAAGCCTTCCAACGT encodes:
- the LOC128727188 gene encoding U5 small nuclear ribonucleoprotein 40 kDa protein, translated to MNSTAIKRPSDALVPASNAKKSRTDIVSYTAKDKQLLERNVERTSGLLGPIMLLEGHGGEIFSTEFHPEGEHLLSTGFDRQIFLWKVYDECENVGVLSGHSGAVMEAHFSPDGSNIYSCATDKVIGVWDVPTCTRIRKLKGHAHFVNSCSGARRGPTLIVSGSDDCSIKIWDARKRHVVSTLDNNYQVTAVCFNDTAEQVVSGGIDNEIKVWDIRKKEIVYRLRGHTDTVTGLSLSPDGSYVLSNSMDNTLRIWDIRPYVAGERCVKVFTGHQHNFEKNLLRCAWSPDGLKISAGSADRFVYVWDTTSRRILYKLPGHNGSVNDIDFHPTEPIIVSGSSDKTLYLGEIEA